CACTCTCCGAGGGCTCCCACAGGAGATCCGACAGCCCTCCCCAGACTCCGACAAGGCCGCTCACAGGCCCACCGCACGGCCCACACCAACGCCCCTCCGGCGCCTGAGCAGGGCACAAAAAAATCGCGCTGGACCCGGCGGAGTCCAGCGCGATCGACGACGCACCCTTGTCGCATGTGTAACTGGGTCGGGCGTGAGCCCTGTTGGGGCAGGACCCGCGTCGCTTGGAGCTGTGGTTCGGGCGTCTTGACGGGTTGGGGGACCTGCCGAATTGCCCGGTTATGCGATTGTTCAGGCCTCGCTACGCTGCTGCGGGATACCCGCGAGTAGCGCGCGGACCTCAGCCTCGCGGTAGCGGCGGTGCCCGCCGAGCGTGCGGATGGATGTCAGCTTGCCGGCCTTCGCCCACCGCGTGACCGTCTTGGGGTCGACGCGGAACATCGTGGCGACCTCAGCCGGGGTCAGCAGCGGCTCGGCATCAGGGGTGCGAGCGGTCATGAGCGGCCTCCTCGGGAGAACCGAACCTTCTCGGTTCTTTCCTCTAAATTCTGCACCTTGACCCGCGTTGCCCGAAATGGCGGACGCGAGTCGAGTCGGTTATAGGACGAACGGCTTGTCCTCGGCACTACAACTACACCATCCGTCCAGCCGCGTCGGCCAAACCGATGGAATTGCCCTCCCAGGTGTTCATCAGCGACGGAAGCCGATGGACCATGCCATAGCGGACAGTCACGCCACTGTGACGATCAGTCACAGGACGATCAGGAGTCGTCAGACCCCCCATAGCGGGCAATACCGAGATTCCCGCCCAAACATGGACGGATGGAGCCCTCCCCCGAGCTCCTTGTCCTATTTTGGCACGAGGAG
This portion of the Streptomyces mirabilis genome encodes:
- the bldC gene encoding developmental transcriptional regulator BldC → MTARTPDAEPLLTPAEVATMFRVDPKTVTRWAKAGKLTSIRTLGGHRRYREAEVRALLAGIPQQRSEA